The Primulina tabacum isolate GXHZ01 chromosome 7, ASM2559414v2, whole genome shotgun sequence genome includes a window with the following:
- the LOC142551338 gene encoding desiccation-related protein PCC13-62-like, whose translation MATISSISAASTALFFFLLLLHGSLTVSRGLPKSDVDLLEFPLNLEYMEAEFFAWGAFGHGLDVLEPNLTSGGPPPIGVQIAKLSPLIRDITAQFAYQEFGHLRAIKRTVPGFPRPLLDLSVANFATVMNNAFGKELHPPFDPYANDLNYLLASYVIPYVGLTGYVGANPKLQSPTAKKLVAGLLGVESGQDAVLRALLYELAGLPVVPYGYTVAEFTNKISNLRNSLGKEGLKDEGLIVKPALGPEGKSAGNVLAGDRDSLAYGRTPEEILRIVYGSGSESQPGGFYPRGADGAIARSYLK comes from the exons ATGGCAACAATATCGTCCATTTCTGCCGCCTCAACCGCCCTTTTCTTCTTCCTCCTTCTTCTTCACGGCAGCCTTACGGTGTCGCGGGGTCTGCCCAAATCGGACGTTGATCTTCTTGAGTTCCCTCTGAATTTGGAATACATGGAGGCCGAGTTCTTCGCTTGGGGAGCTTTCGGTCATGGCTTGGACGTTCTTGAGCCTAATCTTACATCGGGAGGCCCACCGCCTATCGGCGTGCAGATTGCTAAACTCAGTCCTTTGATCAGAGATATCACAGCGCAGTTTGCGTATCAAGAATTTGGACATTTGAG ggcaataaaaaggacagtcCCTGGATTTCCCCGACCCCTGCTCGATCTGAGTGTAGCGAATTTCGCAACAGTGATGAACAATGCATTTGGGAAAGAATTGCATCCTCCATTTGATCCCTATGCAAATGATCTCAACTATCTGCTTGCAAGCTATGTTATCCCTTATGTTGGCCTCACCGGATATGTTGGAGCAAATCCAAAGCTCCAATCCCCAACCGCCAAAAAG CTTGTGGCGGGACTCTTAGGTGTCGAATCAGGCCAAGACGCGGTCCTTCGAGCACTGCTGTACGAGCTTGCCGGTTTACCAGTTGTACCCTATGGTTATACAGTGGCAGAATTTACAAATAAGATATCAAACCTGAGAAATAGCCTTGGAAAAGAAGGCTTGAAAGATGAAGGTCTGATCGTTAAACCCGCGTTAGGTCCGGAGGGGAAAAGTGCAGGTAACGTGCTAGCAGGAGATCGAGACTCGTTGGCTTATGGGCGAACACCCGAGGAAATACTTAGGATTGTGTATGGAAGTGGGAGTGAATCTCAGCCAGGTGGATTCTACCCCCGTGGAGCTGATGGCGCGATAGCAAGGTCATACTTGAAATGA